In a single window of the Candidatus Omnitrophota bacterium genome:
- a CDS encoding sodium-translocating pyrophosphatase → MLQGLTAFEVVAIWSVLGVSLLGLLYALFLRRQILREDKGTPKMLEVWNAIREGADAYLRKQLFSILPLIGLLTFALFFSVYIVPPSQEALERFAGQSESAVRLLIGIGRALAFVMGAMFSLMVGQLGMRMAVQANVRVASAARTSFSSALRIAYRAGTITGMLTDGLGLFGGTIIFIIFGIAAPDALLGFGFGGTLLALFMRVGGGIYTKAADVGADLVGKVEAGIPEDDPRNPAVVADLVGDNVGDCAGMAADIFESYEVTIVAGLILGLALYHITHRLEWIIYPLLVRGIGVICSIIGTYAVKGDAGREKSGDAMKAIFKGFLTSACISIALFGVLAFFYMNNIPGGWWRPFLATTIGVALAIAIDRLTEYFTSTHGRPVQEIRKATNTGPATTILSGIAVGYESSVWSVLVIAATIFGSIMIFGTIPGVVGPDRIAYILYGVAMTGIGMLTLTGNNVAMDSFGPIADNANGIGEMAWHGQSGKDIKDAKQIMADLDAVGNTTKAITKGVAIGSAVIAAVSLFGSYMVDVSKVQAAMGVAVADQLTSLGIRVSIPQVFVGMLIGGALPWLFSSFAIQAVSRAASLIVQEVRRQFRLGVLENKIKPDYKQAVAISTTAAQKELISLAILSVVTPILVGLVLQVEALGGFLAGIILSGQLLAVFMSNAGGAWDNCKKTIEDEISDTVLNTGKGSERHKAGVVGDTVGDPLKDTAGPALNPMIKVVNLVSVIIAPIVVQYNKLGFGAWVTISCLSALLIWAIWQSKRPAPSLVEKA, encoded by the coding sequence ATGTTGCAAGGGCTGACTGCGTTTGAGGTTGTCGCGATCTGGAGCGTCCTGGGAGTGTCTCTCCTGGGGTTATTGTACGCGCTCTTTCTCCGCCGGCAGATATTGCGTGAAGATAAAGGGACACCGAAGATGCTGGAGGTATGGAACGCGATCCGCGAGGGGGCCGACGCCTACCTCCGTAAACAGCTCTTCAGCATATTGCCGCTCATAGGGCTCCTGACATTCGCCCTCTTCTTCTCCGTATATATAGTCCCGCCTTCACAGGAGGCGCTTGAGCGGTTCGCCGGGCAGTCGGAATCGGCGGTCCGCCTCCTCATAGGTATCGGCAGGGCGCTGGCATTCGTCATGGGCGCCATGTTCTCTCTTATGGTCGGTCAGCTCGGCATGCGCATGGCGGTACAGGCTAATGTGAGGGTCGCCTCCGCGGCAAGGACATCTTTCAGCAGCGCGCTGAGGATAGCCTATCGCGCCGGCACGATCACAGGCATGTTGACGGACGGCCTGGGCCTCTTCGGAGGCACCATCATATTCATAATCTTCGGCATAGCCGCACCGGATGCCCTCCTGGGGTTCGGCTTCGGCGGCACGCTACTTGCGCTCTTCATGAGGGTCGGAGGAGGCATATACACTAAGGCCGCTGACGTCGGCGCCGACCTGGTCGGCAAGGTAGAGGCAGGCATCCCCGAAGACGACCCCCGTAACCCGGCCGTAGTGGCGGACCTTGTCGGTGACAATGTCGGCGACTGTGCCGGTATGGCGGCCGATATATTCGAATCGTATGAGGTCACGATCGTCGCCGGGCTTATCCTCGGCCTTGCGCTGTATCACATCACTCACCGTCTCGAATGGATAATATATCCTTTATTGGTGCGAGGCATAGGCGTCATCTGTTCCATCATAGGGACGTATGCCGTGAAGGGCGATGCCGGCAGGGAGAAGAGCGGCGATGCCATGAAGGCGATATTCAAGGGATTCCTCACATCCGCGTGTATCTCCATAGCGCTCTTCGGCGTACTGGCATTCTTCTATATGAATAATATACCGGGCGGGTGGTGGAGGCCGTTCCTTGCGACCACCATAGGTGTGGCCCTGGCCATAGCGATCGACCGCCTGACGGAATATTTCACCTCGACCCATGGCCGTCCCGTACAGGAGATACGTAAGGCCACGAATACGGGACCTGCCACCACGATACTGTCCGGTATAGCTGTCGGGTACGAGTCATCGGTATGGTCGGTGCTCGTGATCGCAGCCACCATATTCGGCTCCATAATGATATTCGGGACTATACCGGGTGTTGTCGGCCCCGACAGGATCGCTTATATACTATACGGTGTCGCGATGACCGGCATAGGGATGCTTACGCTGACCGGCAACAACGTCGCGATGGATTCATTCGGCCCGATCGCCGATAACGCTAACGGCATCGGCGAGATGGCATGGCACGGCCAGAGCGGTAAAGATATAAAAGATGCCAAGCAGATCATGGCGGACCTCGATGCCGTGGGCAACACCACGAAGGCCATAACAAAAGGAGTTGCCATAGGATCGGCCGTAATAGCGGCCGTCTCGTTATTCGGGTCATATATGGTCGACGTGAGCAAGGTCCAGGCCGCTATGGGGGTGGCCGTAGCGGACCAGCTCACTTCGCTCGGCATACGCGTATCCATCCCCCAGGTATTCGTGGGCATGCTGATAGGAGGCGCCCTGCCGTGGCTCTTCTCTTCATTCGCCATACAGGCGGTTAGCCGTGCCGCGTCATTGATAGTCCAGGAAGTGCGCAGGCAATTCCGCCTGGGCGTATTGGAGAATAAGATCAAACCGGATTACAAGCAGGCGGTGGCGATATCCACTACCGCCGCGCAGAAAGAACTTATAAGCCTGGCCATATTGAGCGTCGTTACGCCCATACTGGTCGGACTCGTCCTTCAGGTCGAAGCGCTCGGCGGTTTTCTTGCCGGCATAATACTGTCGGGGCAGCTCCTCGCCGTCTTCATGTCCAATGCGGGCGGGGCATGGGACAATTGTAAAAAGACGATAGAAGACGAAATATCGGATACGGTGCTCAATACAGGCAAAGGTTCGGAGCGTCATAAGGCGGGCGTCGTAGGCGATACGGTGGGCGATCCGCTCAAAGATACGGCGGGTCCTGCGCTCAACCCGATGATAAAGGTCGTAAACCTCGTCTCCGTCATAATCGCCCCGATCGTCGTCCAGTATAATAAGCTCGGCTTCGGGGCATGGGTGACCATCTCCTGCCTGAGCGCGCTCCTGATATGGGCGATCTGGCAGAGCAAGAGGCCGGCGCCCTCTCTCGTCGAGAAGGCGTAA
- the atpG gene encoding ATP synthase F1 subunit gamma, translating to MTESLRNIKLRIRSVGNTQKITRAMEMVSAVKLGRVKAALYASRPYVVKLESLMDRLAASVEIPSHPLLKKREEVRTIALSVITSDAGLCSTYNYAVIRAADDFVKRFHPGKVKIAPIGREGGKHFRQYGIPLLGGCPEPHGRCSAEIPEKIASYLTGSFSDGNADEVYVAYMHFDSTLRHRPVVEKYLPVESKKAGAVNYIVEPDIARVMDELVPHYLAEKMRLVLLNAFTSEHSARMVAMKTATDNAEEMIDGLTLLRNKVRQATITKEVIEIASSAEALKG from the coding sequence ATGACGGAGTCGCTCAGGAACATAAAGCTGAGGATCCGCAGCGTCGGGAATACGCAGAAAATAACGCGGGCTATGGAGATGGTCTCCGCCGTGAAGCTGGGCCGCGTCAAAGCCGCCCTGTACGCATCGAGGCCTTACGTCGTCAAACTGGAATCGCTCATGGACCGCCTGGCGGCAAGCGTCGAGATACCGTCCCATCCTTTGCTTAAGAAGAGGGAAGAGGTCAGGACGATAGCCCTCTCGGTCATAACGTCCGATGCCGGGCTCTGCAGCACTTATAATTATGCCGTCATACGCGCGGCCGATGATTTCGTAAAGAGGTTCCATCCCGGCAAGGTAAAGATAGCGCCCATAGGCAGGGAAGGCGGCAAACATTTCAGGCAATACGGCATCCCGTTATTGGGAGGATGTCCCGAACCGCACGGCCGCTGCTCGGCCGAGATACCGGAAAAGATCGCCTCATACCTGACCGGTTCATTCTCGGACGGTAATGCGGATGAGGTGTATGTGGCATATATGCATTTTGACAGCACCCTGCGCCACAGGCCGGTCGTGGAAAAATATCTGCCCGTGGAGAGCAAAAAGGCAGGGGCCGTGAACTATATCGTGGAGCCGGACATCGCAAGGGTCATGGATGAGCTTGTCCCGCATTATCTGGCGGAGAAGATGAGGCTGGTGCTTTTGAACGCTTTCACTTCCGAGCATTCGGCCCGCATGGTCGCGATGAAGACGGCGACGGATAACGCCGAAGAGATGATAGACGGCCTGACCCTCCTGCGGAATAAAGTGCGGCAGGCCACCATCACAAAGGAAGTGATCGAGATCGCCTCATCAGCTGAGGCGTTGAAGGGATGA
- a CDS encoding energy transducer TonB produces MKISAAVIAIFVCALLSCALPGDCRAREAKSAQGQFALSNDFRYYQITYEQEERDAQSGKVIDIKATPPVNEPVYGKGYIDYYQLIREKIKEELKYRYRRWYKEGDVILNFILKSDGTLIGFDTDKAASTGDARLAEIASLSIKQASPFPPFPEGLPFPQMSFTVTVSFKEK; encoded by the coding sequence ATGAAGATCTCCGCGGCCGTTATCGCGATCTTTGTATGCGCGCTCCTCAGCTGCGCATTGCCCGGGGATTGCCGTGCCCGGGAGGCGAAGAGCGCTCAGGGGCAGTTCGCTTTAAGCAACGATTTCAGATATTACCAGATCACGTACGAGCAGGAAGAGCGGGATGCCCAAAGCGGGAAGGTCATCGATATCAAGGCAACCCCGCCGGTCAACGAGCCGGTATACGGCAAGGGATATATAGATTATTACCAGCTCATACGGGAGAAGATCAAAGAGGAGCTCAAGTACAGGTACCGCCGGTGGTATAAGGAGGGGGATGTCATCCTTAACTTCATCCTGAAGTCGGACGGGACCCTGATAGGGTTCGACACGGACAAGGCCGCGTCTACGGGAGACGCCCGGCTGGCCGAGATAGCATCCTTAAGCATAAAACAGGCATCGCCGTTCCCGCCCTTCCCCGAAGGGCTTCCGTTCCCGCAGATGTCCTTCACCGTTACGGTATCATTTAAAGAGAAGTAG
- the atpA gene encoding F0F1 ATP synthase subunit alpha, whose protein sequence is MALRPEEVTSIIKKELEKYKSRLRVESIGTVLQVGDGIALVYGLDDVMAGELVQFANGTIGMVFNLEEENVGIVIFGEEKDIKEGDIVKRTDKIAEIPVGEALLGRVINPLGKPIDGKGPIATHGYRPMERRAPNVIERQPVKEPLQTGIKAVDSMIPIGRGQRELVIADRQTGKTAIAIDTIINQKGKGVYCIYVAIGQKMSNIVAVSETLRKYGAIEYTTIVSASSRDSASLQYLAPYAGCAIGEEFLYSGRHALVIYDDLSKHAQSYRQLSLLLRRPPGREAYPGDVFYIHARLLERAAKLTDGLGGGSLTAIPIIETQAGDITSYIPTNVISITDGQIYLESDLFYSGVRPAINVGLSVSRVGGNAQTKAMKQVAGRLRLDLAQYRELLAFTQFGSELDKTTQAQLTRGARMVEILKQDQYEPLPIAKQVMIIYAGTNGYLDDLPVGVIKKFESEFYSYMGRLHPDIEIRINAEQELSPETTDRLDWAITEFKKDFRDRYKI, encoded by the coding sequence ATGGCACTGAGACCGGAAGAGGTCACGTCGATCATAAAGAAAGAGTTGGAGAAGTATAAGTCCAGGCTGAGGGTGGAGTCCATAGGGACGGTCCTCCAGGTGGGGGACGGAATAGCCCTGGTCTACGGGCTGGATGATGTAATGGCCGGAGAGCTGGTCCAGTTCGCGAACGGCACCATAGGCATGGTCTTCAACCTGGAGGAAGAGAACGTAGGAATAGTCATATTCGGCGAAGAGAAGGATATCAAGGAAGGTGATATAGTAAAGAGGACGGATAAGATAGCGGAGATACCGGTCGGTGAAGCGCTACTGGGGAGGGTCATCAACCCTCTCGGGAAACCGATCGACGGGAAGGGCCCCATAGCCACACACGGGTACCGCCCCATGGAGAGGAGGGCGCCGAACGTTATAGAGCGGCAGCCGGTCAAGGAGCCGCTCCAGACGGGCATAAAGGCGGTCGACTCTATGATACCTATCGGCCGCGGCCAGCGCGAACTGGTGATAGCGGACCGCCAGACCGGCAAGACCGCCATCGCCATAGATACCATAATAAACCAGAAGGGGAAGGGCGTATATTGCATCTACGTCGCCATAGGGCAGAAGATGTCGAATATCGTGGCCGTATCAGAGACGCTCAGGAAATACGGGGCTATAGAGTACACGACCATAGTGAGCGCCTCATCGCGCGATTCGGCGTCGCTCCAGTACCTGGCGCCTTATGCCGGGTGCGCTATCGGAGAAGAGTTCCTGTATTCCGGAAGGCATGCCCTTGTGATCTACGATGACCTGTCGAAGCACGCGCAGAGCTACCGGCAGCTGTCCCTTCTCCTGAGGAGGCCGCCGGGCAGGGAGGCATACCCGGGAGACGTCTTTTATATACATGCGCGTCTTCTCGAGCGCGCTGCGAAACTCACCGACGGGCTGGGCGGAGGTTCGCTCACGGCCATCCCTATCATCGAGACGCAGGCAGGAGATATCACAAGCTACATCCCGACCAACGTCATCTCCATCACCGACGGCCAGATATATCTTGAAAGCGACCTGTTCTATTCGGGCGTAAGGCCCGCGATAAACGTGGGGTTGTCGGTTTCGCGCGTGGGCGGAAACGCCCAGACGAAGGCGATGAAACAGGTCGCCGGGCGGCTGCGGCTGGACCTTGCGCAGTACAGGGAGCTTTTGGCGTTCACCCAATTCGGTTCGGAGCTCGACAAGACCACTCAGGCGCAATTGACGCGCGGCGCGCGTATGGTCGAGATACTGAAACAGGACCAGTATGAGCCCCTGCCCATAGCAAAGCAGGTAATGATCATATATGCCGGGACCAACGGCTACCTGGATGACCTGCCGGTGGGGGTGATAAAAAAATTCGAGAGCGAGTTCTATTCATACATGGGCAGACTGCACCCCGACATAGAGATACGCATCAATGCGGAGCAGGAGTTGAGCCCGGAGACGACGGACCGGCTCGATTGGGCCATCACGGAGTTCAAAAAGGATTTCAGGGACAGGTATAAGATATGA
- the atpB gene encoding F0F1 ATP synthase subunit A: protein MGERELPNIVTLAAECLKGTPWSGYLIRWENLIFSVIVISVIALTAYAASRRISPLPGRLQNALELFVGGVDDFVCGIIGPKGRQYTPFIGTLFIYIICMNLSGIIPFMKSSTSSWSTTLALALCVFAYVQYAAVKELGLIGYADHLLGRPRGIIAFSVFIPLMMLILHVVSELVRPISLSLRLRSNVWGDDMLLAVLAGFGIKGIPLLFFNTLLVILASVVQAVVFCLLTTIYFTLVLTHEEA, encoded by the coding sequence ATGGGAGAGAGGGAACTTCCTAACATAGTGACGCTTGCGGCAGAGTGCCTGAAGGGCACCCCATGGTCGGGGTACCTCATAAGGTGGGAGAACCTCATATTCTCGGTCATAGTCATCTCCGTCATCGCGCTGACAGCGTATGCCGCGTCCCGCAGGATATCCCCGCTCCCGGGGCGGCTCCAGAACGCCCTCGAGCTGTTCGTCGGCGGTGTAGATGACTTCGTCTGCGGCATCATAGGCCCGAAGGGAAGGCAATATACGCCGTTCATCGGGACGCTCTTCATATATATCATCTGCATGAACCTTTCAGGCATCATCCCGTTCATGAAGTCATCGACGTCGAGCTGGTCGACGACGCTCGCGCTTGCGCTATGCGTCTTTGCGTACGTCCAGTATGCCGCGGTGAAGGAGCTGGGACTCATAGGATATGCAGATCACCTCCTGGGAAGGCCTAGGGGGATAATCGCTTTCTCTGTATTCATACCCCTGATGATGCTCATACTCCATGTCGTGTCCGAGCTTGTCAGGCCCATAAGCTTATCGCTCCGTCTCAGGAGCAATGTCTGGGGGGACGATATGCTCCTCGCCGTCCTGGCCGGATTCGGCATAAAGGGCATACCGCTCCTGTTCTTCAATACGCTTCTGGTCATACTGGCGTCGGTCGTGCAGGCAGTCGTCTTCTGCCTCCTGACGACCATATATTTTACGCTTGTCCTGACACACGAAGAGGCATAA
- the atpF gene encoding F0F1 ATP synthase subunit B has protein sequence MGLLELLSFPELVAQLVSFLLLMLLLRVFLWKRFLRILDDRKSRIADDLKIIDAAKEELGRIETEYKEKMGDIEAAARMKIQEAIVEGKRIAAEIIKDAEHGARKSVDESRETIKTELQKARETLKEDIVDIAIKVAEKVVEEKLTEKEDKRLIEDFLRKVEKTQ, from the coding sequence ATGGGGCTTCTTGAACTTTTAAGCTTTCCCGAGCTGGTCGCTCAACTAGTCAGCTTCCTCCTGCTCATGCTGCTCCTGAGAGTGTTCTTATGGAAGAGGTTCCTGAGGATACTGGACGACAGGAAGAGCAGGATCGCCGATGATCTGAAGATAATAGATGCGGCGAAGGAGGAACTCGGCAGGATAGAGACGGAATATAAAGAGAAGATGGGCGATATCGAAGCTGCGGCCCGGATGAAGATACAGGAAGCGATCGTCGAAGGCAAGAGGATAGCGGCAGAGATAATAAAGGATGCGGAGCATGGCGCCCGGAAGTCCGTTGACGAATCGCGCGAGACGATAAAGACCGAGCTCCAGAAGGCCCGGGAGACGCTGAAAGAGGATATAGTCGACATAGCTATAAAGGTTGCCGAGAAGGTAGTGGAAGAGAAATTGACCGAGAAAGAGGACAAGAGGCTGATCGAGGATTTTTTAAGGAAGGTCGAGAAGACGCAATGA
- the atpH gene encoding ATP synthase F1 subunit delta produces the protein MTTVKRYAEAFLEYAAVTIGFEKGLGELRGVRDIFRDNPDFREFLESPAITRAEKCAAVEKVLGEGFSAEIRHFLELLLKKERFGEFDSMVEYARAKYSHGEEVDAVLKVSYPLDTEAMRSIKEALEKKVHKKLHLYIDIDPALLGGVSATIGNTVIDGSVRRRLEDMRDKLMTIKAG, from the coding sequence ATGACTACAGTAAAGAGGTATGCCGAGGCGTTCCTGGAGTATGCGGCCGTGACGATAGGCTTCGAGAAGGGGCTGGGAGAGCTCAGGGGCGTAAGGGATATCTTCCGGGACAACCCGGATTTCAGGGAGTTCCTGGAGAGCCCTGCCATCACCCGGGCCGAAAAGTGCGCCGCCGTAGAAAAGGTGCTGGGGGAAGGGTTTTCCGCAGAGATCCGCCACTTCCTGGAATTGCTTTTGAAGAAAGAGCGTTTCGGCGAATTCGATTCCATGGTCGAGTATGCCAGGGCCAAGTACTCTCACGGGGAAGAGGTGGATGCGGTGTTGAAAGTGAGTTACCCGCTGGATACGGAAGCGATGCGCTCCATAAAAGAAGCGCTCGAAAAGAAGGTCCATAAGAAACTGCACCTCTATATCGATATAGATCCTGCTTTGCTCGGAGGGGTCAGCGCGACCATCGGTAACACGGTCATAGACGGCTCGGTAAGGAGACGCCTGGAGGATATGAGAGATAAGCTTATGACAATTAAGGCGGGATGA
- the trxB gene encoding thioredoxin-disulfide reductase, whose translation MSEIYDIVIIGGGPAGLTAGIYACRARMKTLLIEQVTCGGQVLIADIVENVPGFSGGVRGPELVEEMVKQAGKFGLNVKMDEAKEISAKNGEKGPFTVLMASGERIEALALIIATGARWNSLGIPGERELTGRGVSYCATCDGPLFRDKEVAVVGGGDTAVGDALFLAKFARKVTIIHRRSQLRAARIMQERVHKNDRIGLRLNSVAVEITGRSKVEGVRIKDVATGKDDIVKADGVFVLIGVTPNSDIVKGAVKTDEKGYIMTDIDMHTSAEGIFACGDVRKKALRQIATAIGEGAAAAFTAEHYVEGIKGSGYK comes from the coding sequence ATGAGTGAAATATACGACATAGTCATAATAGGAGGCGGCCCCGCCGGGCTTACGGCAGGGATATACGCGTGCCGCGCGAGGATGAAGACGCTTCTGATAGAGCAGGTGACATGCGGGGGGCAGGTATTGATAGCCGATATCGTGGAGAACGTACCGGGATTTTCCGGCGGGGTGCGCGGACCCGAACTCGTCGAAGAGATGGTCAAACAGGCCGGAAAGTTCGGCCTCAATGTGAAGATGGACGAAGCGAAAGAGATATCGGCAAAGAACGGCGAAAAGGGCCCTTTCACGGTGCTGATGGCCTCGGGAGAGCGCATAGAGGCGCTGGCGCTTATAATAGCGACAGGCGCGCGCTGGAATTCGCTGGGGATCCCGGGGGAGAGGGAGCTTACCGGCCGGGGCGTCTCGTATTGCGCCACATGCGACGGCCCGTTATTCAGGGATAAAGAGGTGGCTGTCGTCGGCGGAGGCGATACCGCCGTAGGGGATGCTCTCTTCCTGGCCAAATTTGCCAGGAAGGTCACCATCATCCACCGGCGCTCGCAGCTCAGGGCCGCCAGGATCATGCAGGAGAGGGTGCATAAGAACGACAGGATAGGGCTCCGGCTTAATTCTGTCGCCGTCGAGATCACGGGGAGGTCAAAGGTCGAGGGCGTCAGGATAAAAGATGTAGCTACCGGTAAGGACGATATCGTAAAGGCGGACGGCGTCTTTGTCCTCATAGGGGTCACCCCGAATTCGGATATAGTGAAAGGCGCGGTCAAAACGGACGAAAAGGGCTATATAATGACAGATATCGACATGCATACGTCCGCGGAAGGGATATTCGCCTGCGGCGATGTCCGGAAGAAGGCGCTGAGGCAGATAGCTACCGCCATAGGCGAGGGGGCCGCAGCCGCCTTCACCGCCGAACACTACGTCGAGGGTATCAAAGGGTCGGGATACAAATAG
- a CDS encoding ATP synthase F0 subunit C: MDYKAILAIGLPLGLGIVGFGSAIALGKAVAAAMDATGRQPEASTKILINMATGCAFIEALTIYALVFVFGLAGKI; the protein is encoded by the coding sequence ATGGATTATAAAGCGATTCTCGCGATCGGCCTTCCGCTGGGATTGGGCATAGTGGGGTTCGGTTCCGCGATAGCGCTGGGCAAGGCCGTTGCCGCGGCAATGGACGCTACCGGCAGGCAGCCGGAGGCGTCGACGAAGATACTGATAAATATGGCGACCGGGTGCGCCTTCATAGAGGCGCTTACGATCTACGCGCTCGTCTTCGTATTCGGGCTTGCAGGTAAGATATAA
- a CDS encoding radical SAM protein, whose protein sequence is MRVLFLNPPFRNAPFSRSSRSPAVTKSGTLYYPVWLAYAAGVLEKDGFEIKLIDGPARRLSESDVVKAARAFDPDVIVVDTSTPSIYSDVETASSVKAAVKKAFVILVGTHPSALPEETLGLSRSIDAVAIGEYDHTIRDLCRALGSGRGPADIPGISFRRGDAIVHNGKRPSIEDLDGLPFVTSVYKRHLNVKDYFFAASFHPFVMIMTGRGCPFGCSFCVYPQVFHPGKCRFRSAGSVADEFEYVKRELPHVKEIGIEDDTFTVDPKRTGEICRELINRKVKMPWYANVRADLDLETMVMMKKAGCRLIIAGFESGSQEVLDKVHKGVTVERMERFSHDAKRAGLLVHGCFMIGNPGDRLDTVLETIDFAIRLNCDTAQFFPLMVYPGTEAYEWARDNGYLSSERFSDWVTAEGLHNTVVSTEHFSNKELVRLANYARRRFYMRPGYIIYKMARCLADPSELARTLISLRTFYRHLV, encoded by the coding sequence CCGTCACCAAATCCGGCACATTATATTATCCCGTGTGGCTTGCCTACGCCGCAGGTGTACTCGAAAAGGACGGCTTCGAGATCAAACTTATTGACGGGCCGGCACGCCGTCTCTCGGAGAGCGATGTTGTAAAGGCGGCGCGCGCTTTCGACCCGGACGTCATAGTTGTCGACACCTCTACGCCCAGCATATACAGCGATGTCGAAACGGCCTCTTCGGTGAAGGCGGCCGTGAAGAAAGCATTCGTCATACTTGTCGGCACTCATCCTTCCGCGCTCCCGGAAGAGACGCTCGGCCTGAGCCGCTCTATCGACGCCGTTGCGATAGGCGAGTACGACCATACGATAAGGGACCTTTGCAGGGCGCTCGGTTCCGGGAGAGGCCCCGCGGATATCCCGGGGATAAGCTTTCGCCGGGGAGACGCTATAGTCCACAACGGTAAGAGACCCTCGATAGAGGACCTCGACGGTCTTCCGTTCGTCACCTCCGTTTATAAACGCCATCTCAACGTAAAAGATTATTTCTTCGCGGCAAGCTTCCACCCCTTCGTCATGATAATGACGGGGAGGGGTTGTCCTTTCGGGTGCAGTTTTTGTGTCTATCCCCAGGTCTTCCATCCCGGGAAGTGCCGTTTCCGCTCCGCGGGCAGCGTAGCGGATGAATTCGAGTACGTGAAGAGAGAGCTGCCGCATGTAAAGGAGATAGGTATAGAGGACGACACCTTCACTGTGGATCCGAAAAGGACGGGAGAGATCTGCAGGGAGCTGATAAATAGGAAGGTGAAGATGCCGTGGTACGCAAATGTCAGGGCGGATCTTGATCTCGAGACCATGGTCATGATGAAGAAGGCCGGGTGCCGGCTCATCATAGCCGGATTCGAATCCGGTTCCCAGGAGGTACTGGATAAGGTGCATAAAGGCGTCACCGTAGAGAGGATGGAGCGTTTCAGCCATGACGCGAAGCGCGCGGGCCTTCTCGTGCACGGCTGTTTCATGATAGGTAACCCGGGCGACCGTCTTGATACGGTGCTAGAGACGATCGACTTCGCGATACGGCTCAATTGCGACACGGCGCAGTTCTTCCCTCTCATGGTCTATCCCGGCACCGAGGCGTACGAATGGGCCAGGGATAACGGGTACCTGTCGAGCGAGCGGTTCTCCGACTGGGTCACCGCCGAAGGACTGCACAACACGGTGGTGAGCACCGAGCATTTTTCCAACAAAGAGCTTGTGCGGCTGGCAAACTACGCGCGCCGCAGGTTCTATATGAGGCCGGGGTATATCATCTATAAAATGGCGCGCTGCCTGGCGGATCCGTCAGAGCTTGCCCGCACGCTCATATCGTTGAGGACTTTTTACAGGCATCTGGTATAA
- a CDS encoding AtpZ/AtpI family protein: protein MDEGDKSKKDLYRWVKIGGLLSFIPFVLAAGPLAGYVLGGYLEKKAGAAPYLSVICITVGFAASVRETIRIVKMALRAEGQK from the coding sequence ATGGACGAAGGCGATAAATCAAAGAAGGACCTTTACAGGTGGGTCAAGATCGGCGGGCTCCTCTCGTTCATACCGTTCGTGCTCGCGGCGGGCCCCCTGGCCGGATACGTCCTGGGCGGCTACCTGGAGAAGAAGGCCGGCGCCGCCCCTTATCTATCCGTTATCTGTATAACGGTCGGTTTTGCGGCAAGCGTCCGGGAGACGATACGCATAGTTAAGATGGCCCTCCGCGCGGAGGGGCAAAAATAG